From the Cryptomeria japonica chromosome 2, Sugi_1.0, whole genome shotgun sequence genome, one window contains:
- the LOC131866671 gene encoding uncharacterized protein LOC131866671, giving the protein MEDFWANLQDSFEEREKYYHRLTIPQIRDFGIETNIPKQLHDDGILLDLVYNETEIDKRPLPPIKWSQQEVVDIDTISQAMPAPTMTPTTETITIHNVESDSDQEEVEPTPKKDEEKEIEQKQFEENDERLVLTPQDVENLLKDTSSGDKEQQSQEPTKGFNEQVSEKLEEYQQQLDTDGALRANLAQQVLQQQQQISIPVLPAQEEVQAHLDTQVEEEEKNEEESLHEAGRMTSQITTEEENTD; this is encoded by the exons atggaggatttttgggccaatcttCAGGATAGCTTTGAGGAAAGGGAGAAATATTATCATCGCCTCACTATTCCACAAATAAGAGATTTTGGTATTGAAACTAATATACCTAAACAATTGCATGATGATGGTATTTTGTTAGATCTAGTGTATAATGAGACAGAGATAGATAAGAGGCCACTACCTCCAATCAAATGGTCACAACAAGAGGTAGTAGACATTGATACAATTTCTCAAGCG ATGCCTGCACCTACAATGACTCCTACAACTGAAACAATAACTATTCATAATGTGGAGTCCGACTCAGACCAAGAGGAGGTTGAGCCAACGCCAAAGAAG GATGAAGAGAAGGAAATTGAGCAAAAACAATTTGAGGAGAATGAtgaaaggttggttcttactccacAAGATGTAGAAAATTTGTTGAAAGATACATCAAGTGGAGATAAGGAACAACAAAGTCAAGAGCCAACTAAGGGTTTCAATGAGCAAGTGAGTGAGAAGttagaagaatatcaacaacagtTGGATACTGATGGTGCTCTACGGGCAAACTTGGCTCAACAAGTgcttcaacaacaacaacaaatttctaTACCAGTGCTTCCCGCTCAGGAAGAGGTCCAAGCTCATTTGGATACACaggttgaagaagaagagaaaaatgagGAAGAGTCGTTACATGAAGCTGGAAGGATGACTTCACAAATAACAACTGAAGAAGAGAACACAGATTAG